From the Lolium rigidum isolate FL_2022 chromosome 2, APGP_CSIRO_Lrig_0.1, whole genome shotgun sequence genome, one window contains:
- the LOC124687882 gene encoding glycine-rich cell wall structural protein-like — protein MATYRGFLLAFALLLAAAVLVASVEEKTQAKKEEPTADLQDYYRGGGGYPGRGGGGYPGRGGGGYYPYPGRGGGGYPGRGGGGGGYCRWGCCGRGYYGGCRCCGRFDEMPEPMYRPEAEGGAQLN, from the exons ATGGCGACATACAGGGGTTTCCTGCTCGCCTTTGCTCTCCTGCTTGCTGCTGCTGTCCTCGTCGCCTCGGTTGAAGAAAAAACTC AGGCCAAGAAGGAGGAGCCCACGGCGGACCTGCAGGACTACTACCGTGGCGGCGGAGGCTACCCTGGCCGCGGAGGAGGCGGTTATcctgggcgtggaggaggagggtacTACCCGTACCCTGGCCGCGGAGGAGGCGGCTACCCAggccgtggtggtggcggcggcgggtacTGCCGGTGGGGCTGCTGCGGCCGCGGGTACTACGGCGGCTGCCGGTGCTGCGGCCGCTTCGACGAGATGCCGGAGCCTATGTACCGTCCTGAGGCGGAGGGAGGTGCACAACTGAACTGA